In Paenibacillus xylanilyticus, the genomic window TCTTTGGCTGCTTCAGCGATATTGGTATCGCGGAGCAATTCCGCCTTTTGCCCTTGCTCTTCTGCATTCGCTTTTTGAATACGAGCATCTCTCATCGCTTCGGCTTCCGCAATCTCGGCATCCCGTTTCACGGCAGCAATTCTCGGCTTACCGAGCGCGTCCAGATATCCTTGTTTGTCGCGAACATCCTTGATGGTAAAGGATACGATCTGCAGACCCATCTTCTTCAGATCCCGTGCAGCCACACCCTGAACCTCTTGTGCGAACCGATCCCGATTTCGATAAACTTCTTCTACAGTCATCGTTCCGAGTATGGCCCGCAAATGCCCTTCCAGAACTTCCTGTGCTTCGCCTCTTAAGGCATCGACGGGTTTACCGATGAATTGTTCAGCTGCTGTGGCTACATCTTCCACAGCACTACCAACTTTGATAATGGCTACACCGTCTGCAATTACCGGAACGCCTTGTTCCGTATACACTTCAGGCGTGGATACGTCCAGCTTGTGAGACAGCAATGAGATAAATTCGGACTGCTGGAACACAGGCCAGATGAAGGCACCACCGCCACGTACAATTTTAATTTTGCGACCGGACTCATCTTCGGAAATATTTTTATTCCCCAGGAATGAACCCGTAACGATCATCGCTTCATCGGGTCCAACCGTCTTATATCTCGCCCAGAAAGCCAAACCAAGAACCAAAATGACACCTACAACAATTGCAGGAATCAACAAGACATCCATATTTAATTCCATTCCACATCTCTCCCCTTATTACAATGATGACAAAACAATTCTCTCGTTCTACTCAAACGTCTTTAAGTACATCCTCATCCCATTCCGCCACACGAAGCACACCTTCAGTTACGTCCACCACGACAACGCGCACTCCCGCCGCAATAGGGCGATGTTCGAAGCTGGATGCCGTATGAATCGTGTTACCGGAAGCAACACGGATCATGACCTCACCGAAACCCCCTTCAGGTACTGGAATCGTAATTTCTCCGATTTTCCCGGATAGTTCCTTCATGGAAAACGCAATGGAAACCTCACTATTCCGCATCGGTTTGATATAAGCAAAGAATACCAGCATGGCAGCAGCAATACCTATAAGCAGGGATAAGATAAGACCCGCAATGGCACTTACCGAGCTATAACGTGTCAACATGATACCAGCCCCGCCAAAGGCTGTGATGGAACCAGCAAGTACAACAGGTTTGAGAAAATCAATGCCTGGCAGTTCAAAGGCTCCATCCAGCAATCCGTCAATCAAATCACCCAGCACCAAGCTGACGATCGCAAATATGGCTCCTCCGATTAGACATCCCCAATAGATGGACTCCATTCCCCGTTCCTCCTCTCTTCTGCCGTAACACCTAACTCACTGGGCATTCCTCATGTAAATAAATACGTAGCTACCCGCAAAAAGTTTCAAAATCTTTCCTCATTTGTATTCCAGACCCGATAATGGTTATTCTACATGATATTTCACGCAAAAAGACCGCATATCTCCATATTGTGGAGATATGCGGTCTTTTTTAATAATTGAATGCAGTTTATTACAGCGATGCCTTGTAAATGGATACAACATCCTCACGCTGCAGCTTCTTGAAGTTACCAAATGGGCCAAACAGCATCGCTTTGTCAGCCATGACATCAATCTGGCTGTCGTCAATGTCATAGTCAGCAAGACGACTAGGCGCGCCAATGGACGTCCAGAATTTGCGCAAGGCTTCGATGCCTTCCTCGGCAACCTGTTTGTCCGATTTGCCTTCCGGATTGACTTCAAAGACATTAATCGCCAATCGTTTGAAACGATCCACGTTTACGTCCAGGTTGTGTTTCATCCAGTTCGGGAACAGAATAGCAAGACCCCCGCCGTGCGGGATGTCATATACCGCAGATACTGCATGTTCAATGTTGTGGGTTGCCCAGTCACCAGCAAGACCCATATTCAGTACACCGTTCAATGCCATGGTACCGCAGTACAGAATCGTTTCACGCAGCTCATAGTTTTCCAGATCCTCTACCAAACGAGGTGCTGCATCCATAACCGTACGCAGAATCGTTTCACAGAATCCAAGTTGTACTGGCGTATTCTCATCCAGATGGAAATAATGCTCCAATACGTGAGACATCATGTCAACCATGCCGTATACCGTCTGATCCAAAGGCACGGTATATGTATTAACCGGATCAAGGATAGAGAACGCAGGGAACGAATACGCACTGCCCCAGCCCAATTTTTCCTGTGTATCCTGATTGGTAATAACGGAACCCGAGTTCATCTCGGAACCTGTTGCTGCCATGGTCAGCACCGTACCAAGTGGAAGTGCATCCTGAGCAACCGCTTTGCGCTGAGCAAAGTCCCACATGTCGCCATCATATTTCGCACCTACGGCAATCGCTTTGGCGCAGTCAAGCACACTACCGCCACCTACAGCGAGAATCAGCTCGATGTCCTTAGTTTTACAGAGGTCTACCCCTTTATGAACAGTCGAAAGACGCGGGTTCGGTTCCACGCCCGCCAGTTCTGTAACTTCTGCTCCAATTTCCTTAAGCAATCCGATCACTTGATCATACAGACCACTACGTTTAATGCTGCCGCCGCCATATACAAGCAAGACCCGTTTGCCATACTTCGGTACTTCGGTTTTCAACGCTTCCAGTTGCCCTTTACCGAAAATCAGACGGGTCGGGTTATAAAATTGAAAAGATTTCATAATCTATGTCGCCTCCATTGGAGTTAGAATGTTTGTGCAACTCCAATTATAGTACCCCGATTTTATAAAAACAAATCCACAGTCACTCACTTATAACAAGCCGTTGATTTGCAGATGGGCACGGAACATATCCATGCTGGAAGGCAGACTCTCCTTATCCACCCAGGTCTCGGAAGACCACAAGCCCGCCTGCTTGAATGCTCTTGGGCAATGGATAAAGCATTCATTCACGTCTACAATAACCGCTGCCCCAATCGTTTTTCCCGTCCAGCCCATACTATGGATAAACTCCTCATCCTTCGTAATAGAAGCTGTTCCATTGATGCGTAATACTTCGTTCATGCCAGGAATGAGGAAGAGCATGCCCACCCCAGGATGGGTTAGGATATTTAACAGCGAGTCGATGCGGCGATTGCCTGGACGTTCGGGATAGACCAGACGATGCGGATCAAGAACCTTCACGAAGCCTGCTTCGTCTCCCCGGGGGGATGCATCACTTCTACCTTCCCCGTCGGAACTGGACAGAAAAAATAGGGGTGACATGGATAAAAAATGTTCAACATGGGAGTCCACAAACGATATCGCTTTGTTTCTCACGTGCTCATGAGGCTCACCCACCATATTTTGCAATTCTGCTGCGTCGGTGATTAGCGGTATGTTCAGTGGCTTCTTTTCCATTTATTCGTCCCCGTTTCCTAAACTTCGAATATTTGTTCAAGCCTATGATAATCATTCTCATATTATACAATGAACCATCCCCCTCTGCCATGGCTCTGTGTTTATTGCTCATTGATGGAAGAATACTTTGGTTACATGAGTTGCATGAGTACAAATACCCATCGAGCCACATACCCAGGAATTCGCAAGATGAATGATTTATAGTATTGAAAAAAAAAGATAGACGAGCATTGCTGCTCACCTATCCTTCGGATTTGTTTATTCATAGCATCATATTACAGCCCATTTGTACTTATTCGGTATATCCCATGCTTTCTACAAATCGACGGAAAGCCTGGCGTCCGGCTTCATCATATTTGTAAACTCCGGCATGCTCCAAAATCTCGGAAAACTTAAGGCCGACTTCCTGCTGAATCAAAGCAACGGCCTGTTCCTTGTCCAGGTTGGAACCGAAACGCTCTTTCAGTTCCTCCGCCCAGCGAAGATGCTGGTTCAAAACATGATCAGAAGCCTGGGCAGCTTCCGCAAGCTGAGTGTCCCCTGCGAGAATATCGGCGATTCCGTCCAATTCTTCCTTTAATCGCCCTGGAAGGATCGCAAGCCCCATAACTTCGATAAGTCCGATGTTCTCTTTTTTCAAATGATGCATTTCACGGTGCGGGTGGAAAATCCCCTCCGGATGCTCTTCATTCGTACGATTGTTGCGGAGAACCAGATCCATCTCGTAACCACCGTCCGCACTGCGACGAACAATTGGCGTTACGGTGTTGTGAGGTACCTGCTCTCCATCCACCTCGCTGAACGCCTGGATCTGAACGGAAGGATCACTGTACAGTTTCCAAGCTTCATACACGGCGTTACCCGCTTCGAGCAGCTCCGCTGGATCATGTGAAGCGAGCCGAAGAACGGACATTGGCCATTTGACCAGACTCAGGGTAAGCCCAGGTGCATCCGCATGACGGAACACCGCTTCAGGTTTCGCATTCTGGATGGCAAATGTATGGCGTCCGCCTTGGAAGTGATCGTGAGTCAGGATCGAACCACCCACGATAGGCAGATCGGCATTGGAACCAATAAAATAATGCGGATACTCGCCTACAAAGGCAAGCAGCCTGCGCAGCGTATCTTTTGTCAGCTTCATAGGCACATGATCATGATGGAAAATGATGCAGTGCTCGTTATAGTACACATATGGCGAGTACTGGAAGAACCAAGGTTCACCGTTTAATTCCAGCGGAATAACGCGCAGGTTTTGACGGGCCGGGTGGTTGACCCGGCCAGCATAGCCTACATTTTCCCGGCATAATTGACACTTCGGATACACCGGCGGCGGAAGCAATTTGGCCATGGCGATTTCCTTCGGACTTTTCTCCGGCTTGGACAGGTTAATCGTAATTTCCATATCGCCATATGGCGTTTCCTGTGTCCAATACACATTCTTCGAGATTCGGTCCATACGAATGTAGTTGGAGTGAATCGACAGCTCGTAAAACTTCGAT contains:
- a CDS encoding protease, with the translated sequence MESIYWGCLIGGAIFAIVSLVLGDLIDGLLDGAFELPGIDFLKPVVLAGSITAFGGAGIMLTRYSSVSAIAGLILSLLIGIAAAMLVFFAYIKPMRNSEVSIAFSMKELSGKIGEITIPVPEGGFGEVMIRVASGNTIHTASSFEHRPIAAGVRVVVVDVTEGVLRVAEWDEDVLKDV
- a CDS encoding iron-containing alcohol dehydrogenase, which produces MKSFQFYNPTRLIFGKGQLEALKTEVPKYGKRVLLVYGGGSIKRSGLYDQVIGLLKEIGAEVTELAGVEPNPRLSTVHKGVDLCKTKDIELILAVGGGSVLDCAKAIAVGAKYDGDMWDFAQRKAVAQDALPLGTVLTMAATGSEMNSGSVITNQDTQEKLGWGSAYSFPAFSILDPVNTYTVPLDQTVYGMVDMMSHVLEHYFHLDENTPVQLGFCETILRTVMDAAPRLVEDLENYELRETILYCGTMALNGVLNMGLAGDWATHNIEHAVSAVYDIPHGGGLAILFPNWMKHNLDVNVDRFKRLAINVFEVNPEGKSDKQVAEEGIEALRKFWTSIGAPSRLADYDIDDSQIDVMADKAMLFGPFGNFKKLQREDVVSIYKASL
- a CDS encoding MSMEG_1061 family FMN-dependent PPOX-type flavoprotein translates to MEKKPLNIPLITDAAELQNMVGEPHEHVRNKAISFVDSHVEHFLSMSPLFFLSSSDGEGRSDASPRGDEAGFVKVLDPHRLVYPERPGNRRIDSLLNILTHPGVGMLFLIPGMNEVLRINGTASITKDEEFIHSMGWTGKTIGAAVIVDVNECFIHCPRAFKQAGLWSSETWVDKESLPSSMDMFRAHLQINGLL
- a CDS encoding UDP-glucose--hexose-1-phosphate uridylyltransferase is translated as MSQTHNAAGTTDRTPEQQEALHAIERLVAFALQNKLIEEADRDYSRNLLLEQFGFSEPYDGTLNEIVPDGPQSLLDTLIDYGYAIGLIPENTDTYRDLLDAKIMGQLMARPSEVVRAFRHTEQTEGIEAATSKFYELSIHSNYIRMDRISKNVYWTQETPYGDMEITINLSKPEKSPKEIAMAKLLPPPVYPKCQLCRENVGYAGRVNHPARQNLRVIPLELNGEPWFFQYSPYVYYNEHCIIFHHDHVPMKLTKDTLRRLLAFVGEYPHYFIGSNADLPIVGGSILTHDHFQGGRHTFAIQNAKPEAVFRHADAPGLTLSLVKWPMSVLRLASHDPAELLEAGNAVYEAWKLYSDPSVQIQAFSEVDGEQVPHNTVTPIVRRSADGGYEMDLVLRNNRTNEEHPEGIFHPHREMHHLKKENIGLIEVMGLAILPGRLKEELDGIADILAGDTQLAEAAQASDHVLNQHLRWAEELKERFGSNLDKEQAVALIQQEVGLKFSEILEHAGVYKYDEAGRQAFRRFVESMGYTE